The nucleotide sequence CTCGGAGATGCTTCTGAATGAGACAATAAATTAAACAACTTATCTATAACTGTTTCTGTTCCAATTTGAGCTAAACTCCAAGCTGACCAAGCTGATATGGCTTGATCTTCTGAATGTAAAGTTTCAAACAAGATGGCTAGAGATTTTTCGGGAGGTGATTTGGCTAAAAGGCGTATTTGACGAGCCAGAGGAATACTTGAGGACTCATTATTCATTAGTCATATGAAGTTAGATTAAAATTGAGTAAAGTTTCGCTATATTCGGCTATTTTACTGTTCTTGAGATTTTAACACAAATCTAGCCGAGTTTTATTCCTATACCTGCACCTTTTAAGATATAAAAATTTGAACATTAAGATATAAAAATTTGAACATACCATGATTAATGGGATTTTTTAGGCCAAGATTTCCTCTACTCGTTCTAATTCCAAATCCGCTAAATAGTCGATGGCCCAATTGGCCATTCGTTGCATAAAATGAAAAGGGTAGGTATTGGCAATTCCTACTACCTGCATACCGGCTTTTTTGGCGGCTTGAATTCCGGCTGGTGTATCCTCAATGACTAAACATTCTGAAGGCTGTAATTGTAAGTTAAAATCTAAACGATTAAACCGTTCAACTGCTAACAAATAGCCATCAGGTTGAGGTTTACTGGCCTTAATCTCATCACCAGCTACAATCACACTAAAATAATGGGCAATTTCTGCCCGTTCTAAGACTAAATTCACCTCAGAACGTAATGCCCCAGTTACTAAACCAATTTTTAAGCCTTTGTCTTGTAGTTTCGGGAGAAAACCTTTTATTTCTGGATAAATAGGTAACTCGCTGAATTTTTCTAACCGTTGTCGATACTTTTGCGCTTTTGATTCAATTAATTTATTCAAATACTCATCAGATATCACTCGTCCTCGACGGGCAAGAATATCTCGTAAACAGGCACGATCACTTCTTCCTAAACATATCTGTTGAAATTCTGCCAGAGAAGGACGCAAATTTTCCCCTAGCAAAATTTCCTCGATTAAGTCTAGATGAATCGCTTCATCGTTAATGATGACACCGTTAAAGTCAAAGAGGATTACTTTTAGCATTGATTAGTGATTAGTGATTAGTCCTTAGTCTTTTTCCTGTTCCCTCTTAAAATGCAGGAATAGCGTCAAAAATTTCCCTTTGTTCCACAGTTTCTTGGTTTTTATCAGTAACGGTTAAGGGTTTTATTCCTCGGGTAACTTGGTGAGTCATCCACACATCTTT is from Gloeothece verrucosa PCC 7822 and encodes:
- a CDS encoding HAD family hydrolase, with amino-acid sequence MLKVILFDFNGVIINDEAIHLDLIEEILLGENLRPSLAEFQQICLGRSDRACLRDILARRGRVISDEYLNKLIESKAQKYRQRLEKFSELPIYPEIKGFLPKLQDKGLKIGLVTGALRSEVNLVLERAEIAHYFSVIVAGDEIKASKPQPDGYLLAVERFNRLDFNLQLQPSECLVIEDTPAGIQAAKKAGMQVVGIANTYPFHFMQRMANWAIDYLADLELERVEEILA